GAGCGTGATCATATAGCAGGGGGCGGCGGGGCAGGCGTCGCTCCGTACGATCTTCATAGCTTCCAGGTGCTTTATGCAAAGTATGTGGAGGCGCAGTGGGACGGGAGGGTGCCAATAGACCCGGGAAGCCCTGATGGAGCCGATTACCGTGGGGAAGGCGGTAACGTAGAAGGAGACGCGGTCGATCTGCGTGGATCGGGTTTTGATGCGAGAGGCCCCGGATTTGACGTCAACGACCCGGGAGCCGACTTTAAAGGTCCTGGCTATGACGCGAGAGGACCGGGACACGACGGGAGTCATCCGGGCGCGGATCTTCGCAGAGAGGGCGGCGATGCCTCTGGGGCAAAGGAAACGAAGGTGGGCTTCGTCAATTGGATTATCGGGGGAGCGGGAAAAGCGCTCGATACCGGGTGGAACCTGTGGAACAATACAGCGGATAAAGTAAAAAGCGGGCTGAAATATGCTTTTGACGCTGCCGTCGATACGGTAAAGACTGCCGCCAAAGCGGTTGCCGGTGCGGCAGGAAAGGCAATAGAGTGGACGAAGAACAACTGGGAGTTCGCCCTGGTCACGACGGCGGGCGTAGCTCTTACGGTAGCGGGAGCCTTTTTCCCGCCGCTGCTTCCTTTTGGCGTGGCGATTTTGGCGGGGGAGGCCATCTCCGGCGGGATCGGCTATGCGTTTGGACTGAAAGGCCAAGAGCTTCTGCGTGAGATGGCGATTGGCGGCGCACTGTCGCTGGCCGGGATGGGAGCGGGAGCGCTGATTGGCCGGGCAGCGACAGCCGTAGCGCGGATGAAGCCCATCACGGGTCTGATCAGCAAGGGATCAAATTTGGTCAGTCGGGGAACCCAGACGCTCAAAGGCGTGGCCCGCCACGGAGCACAAGTACTTGGCCGGGCGGCGAAGTGGGTAAAACAGACGCCAGTGGCCCGGGCGGTTGCCAATCTGGGGACAAAAGCCGGTAATGCGGCCCGCGCTGTCCAGGCAACTGTGAGACAAGCGGGCAATGCCGTTCGCAGTAATGTTGCGAATGCGCTCAAGCAGGCTGGAAAATCACTTCGGGGCGTGGGTACGAGCATAGCACAGCGAATAGGGAGTGCCTATAGAGCCGTTACCTCGCGGATGCAGCAAGCGGGCGGAGCCGTTCGCGCCGCGGTAGCTAGAGCAACACAGACGCGCCTGGGGCAGGCCCTCTCGGCAGCGGCTCGTGGGGCGGGCCGTTACGTGCGCACCGCAAGCAATGCTGTGAGAAGCAGCAAACCCGTCCAGGGAATGGCCAATCTCGTCCGCCAAGCCGGAAAAAGCGGAGGTTCGCTGGCGAGTCGAGCAGCAAGCACCGTGCGGACCGTGACGCAAAGGGCCGGAAGCAAAATCAGCTCCGCTGTGCAAGCCGTCGTCCGTTCTGCGCCGGTAAGGTCGGTGGTGGCCATAAGCCGCCAGGTCGGACAGCAGGTGAACAAGCTTGGCGGCGCGGTGTCCCGTGCTCTGGCCACAACCGTGATGCGGAGCAAAGCTGCGGGCGCAGCTGAAGGCTTTGCGGCCAGCGTGGCGGATGACAAAATGCGCGGGCAAAAAGTAGATTACCGGAAAGCCGTAATTGCCGCAACGATCGGGGCTGTGTTGGTTACAGGCGCTTCGCTGGGGAGCAAGACAAATCCGGCTCCGCTGAATCATACGGTGCAGGCGGCTGTATCCAACAGCGCGGAGCAGGTGAAGCCCGGCGCGGTATCGCCGCGGGTATTGTCTCAGGCGCAGGCTGGAGATAATATTGGGGTTCTGCTCAGGACTGCGGGGACGAGTAAAGTTCAAACAGGTGGTAGAGAACTCTCTGTCGATGAATACTTAAGACGATTAGATAATGCAGAAGAAATGTATGAGTCCTTCAGGAAGTCAAATGTTGATGTTCAGGCTATTGCCAAAAATACAGGAATGGCTGAACATAGGGTACAAAGGATAAAAGAACATCTATTTTTCAAAGAGCACATCAAGGAGCATGGTGTTGGACGTTTTGAAGCAGATTACGAAATTGCTCAAGCATGGGATAGGCTTCAAAAAGGGACATACAAGCGGAATGATATCGACTTATTGAATCATGAACTCTTTGAATCAAAATTTGAAGGCATTTTTAAGACGGATTACAGGACCGCTCACGACAGAACGGTAGATTCTGGGCGTCCATGGCATCCGCCAGAGGAGGAGTAATTTTGGCTTCGTATGTACTGTTACTTAAAGAATTTGAAAACGATGAATCTGTTATCTACAAATTTGGACCAAATGAGAATGTGATGGGAAAAATCGAATTAAATAAGTTAACCAGAAAATTTTCAGAGTTAGAAAGTATACCCGACCCAAGTATTCCATCGAAGTTCTATTTTGACAGAGCGGCACAGAGATTGTCAGTTTGCCTAGTTAGAGAAGATGGAAAGTTTCCGGAAAGAACGACATTCGAGTCTTAATAAAACCCTTTAGTTGGATAGGGGTTACCCAGTGCCGGGTGAACCTCATTCCCTCATCATTACCAACATAGCCTTTGTGCTACCCGTAGGAAGTATTCACGAATTTAGATGTACGTACAGAATGTCCGGAAAAAGTACGCCTATTTAACGCAATAACGTTACACATAACAGGTCAATTATGGTCAGATGCCACCATAAAAGACCTGTTATTTGTTTTCTTCGTTTTCTTGCAGTTTTTTCAAATATGATTGCAACAATGTACGTATGTATGTACATACAGCGATGGATAGGATGAAAGAGATATATCTCATCGTTTTAGAAGGATATAGCGACCATAAAGATTGTCAGGAATCAACTGAGAGTTTTCATAACGGGAAGGACAGGTGTGTGTGAATGCTAATCAAATAATTAACCACCTCGTTGTCAACGCCGGAATTAATTTGACCCACTAGCGTCGGGATATTTTTGACCTACCTGTGCGCCTGGCGTCGAATAGATCGTTTTTTCGTTTCTTTTATGGAAGCTATTACTTGCGTGCGAATGAGGAGTAGTTAAATGGAGGATAACATGAATGAAAAAATATTAAATATGATCGAAGAGTATGGTGAAGAAAAGGATTTTTTCGGAAAAGTATCCGACGAGGATATTCGTAATGCTGAAGAAATACTTGGTTTAAGATTTCCTCAAAGTTATCGAGACTTTATAAAAAACTATGGCTCAGGTGGAATCTGTGGGGTGGAGGTCTTAGGAGTTCAAGGGAATCTTGGGGCTTCTGTCGTAAAAGCTACTGAAAGATGGAGAAAATTGGGATTGGATTTAAAGCTCATTGTAATTGAGGAATCAGGAGAGTTTGTTCGCTGTATGTTTTCTGCTGATTTTAATGATGATAGGGTGTTTAGTTGGGATAGGGGCAGGAAAGGACCCTCCGTTCGTTATGATACATTTGATGACTATTTACTTGATATGTTTCAGGAAGGAATTGACAACTTGTAGTTAGGCGCTCA
This sequence is a window from Brevibacillus composti. Protein-coding genes within it:
- a CDS encoding SMI1/KNR4 family protein gives rise to the protein MNEKILNMIEEYGEEKDFFGKVSDEDIRNAEEILGLRFPQSYRDFIKNYGSGGICGVEVLGVQGNLGASVVKATERWRKLGLDLKLIVIEESGEFVRCMFSADFNDDRVFSWDRGRKGPSVRYDTFDDYLLDMFQEGIDNL